GCAATGACTGTCGCGATACATCAGGCTGAGACTTCATATGTGATAAGACCTCTCTATTTCATTCTGTATAGTGCCATGAATGAAACATCCATCCTCAACTTGTTATTTTCAAGATTTTCATAGGATGCCCATAGGGTACATAAGAATGCGTCACTTGCAGTTATGACTGTTTTTTCTAATTTCAATAGTACGGTAAAAGGGTTAACGCTGTAAGCGCAAATAACGGGAGCACCAGCCGGTTAAAACGTCTACGGCCATAACCATAATACGGATAAGGTGTAGGGTAGCCGTAACCTGGATAAAATCCGCGAGTATGACCTATCGGATAGTTTGCTCCAGGCATTGCATTTGGAGCCCAGTTCGCATGATTCACCATGGCTTCCGGTCCAACGGGAACAGCCAGGTAGATCATTTCGTCATCCACATTTTCCATAATGCCATCGTAGTGCATACCGTCATTCATCTGGACACATACATAACGGTGCATGTGTTCCTTACATATTTTCTTTGCTTCCACTTTTTCCACTTGCCAACGCCTCCCTGATTCAGCTCTTGATCACCTTTTCATGGTATTCAGAACTGGGCGAATTGACACTACTGACGAAAAAACACAAAAAAGAAGCACCCCGTGAGCGGCTTCCTTGGAAGGGCTGCTGCGCGGACATCTATTCAGGAAACGTCCTGATCAGATGTCCGCCGGGGTACTTAAATAAAGTTTGTCGGCTTAACTGTAGTATAACAGCCGGATGAACCTGTATCTGTGATGTAACTCACTCCGCTAAGTTATAAAAGCAAGAAAAGAAATATTTTTACAAAAATAATATTCCGTAATAGTGCGTGTTTAAAAAGGGCGGTTTTCAGTACCAAAAAAGACGGGATAAAGCTAGAAATGGAGTAGCGGAGCATAGATAGAGCTACGGAGCAACCGCAATGTTTCCGAAGGAAACAACCTTCGTAAGCCCCTACTTATTTCGGCTGAATTCCATATTCGATGTTGATGATGCCGCTAGGCACCATTCGTAATTAAAAGCGGACTTTTTGAACAACCTCTAATATTCATTTTGCTTGGACTATTAGAGACGCTTCTATGATCTATATTGCTTACACATTGCCCTCTACAGGGTCTCCAAGACCACCCGTGAGCCGTTTCCGGCCTCACCTGCCGGAATCACCACAAGTTTGCGCGGCAAGCGTGCACGCAGTTCAGGCACGTGACTGATTACACCAACAGCCAATCGGTCGTCATGCAATTTTTCCAAAGAAGTAATGACGGTATCCAACAGCTCAGGGTCAAGTGTACCAAACCCTTCATCCAGGAAAAAGAATTGGAGTGGGTACTGACCTCGCAGTTGAATCTGGGCCGACAGTGCCAAGGCCAGTGACAACGAAGTCAAAAACGTCTCGCCACCTGACAACGTTGATACCGGTCGTTTTACTCCCCCGTTGGCATCATCACAGATTACAAAACCACCGCCGGAATCCACCTCCAGTGAATAACGCTGTTTGGTCAGGAAACGCAGACGCTGAGATGCCGCATGACTAACCTGCATCAGTTGTTCTTCGGCAATATACTCGACAAAAGCATTGCCTCTGAAAGCTGTTTGCAGTTTGCTGAGCAGTTCGCCTTGACGGCTTACTTCCACCCGCTTGTTCTCCAGTTCGGTCCACCGAACATGTCGCTGCTCCACATCCTCCAAATCACGTTCTGCACGTGCTTTGGCACGAAGGGCAGCCTCATCCTCAATTCGGACCTGCTGCAAACGTTCGGTGCAAGCTAACCACTGTTCCTCCGATACGACAGCACCACCCAGCTTTTGTTCCAGTTCACGCAACTGGGATGCCAGTTCACGCTCACGTTCACGGTGCTGCTGGATCTCTCCTGCCAGTCGTTCTGCTTCCTGGGAAGGAATTGCCGCGGATACAACAGCATCATCCGAGTCAAACGGAGATTGTTCAAGCAACTGCTTCCACCGTTCCTGTGCTTGTTGCAGATGTTCTGTGGCCGAGGCGGCTGCCTGCTGAGCCATAACGTCTTTCTTGGCTGATTCCTGCTTCAGCGTGTCCGCTTCTTTGAAGCGTTGTGCCGAGTCCGAAGCTGTTTTCCGCAATCCATCCAGACGAGCCTGAGCCGCAGTAATCAGATCTTCTACCCGCTGCTCCCCAACCCACTGGCGCAAGCGTTCTTCCTTCTCGGCCAGCTGTTTGCTATTGCCCTGCCACTCCGTTTGCCACTGAATCAGTTGTTTGTCCAATTCAACCAGCTTCTGCTGGAGAGATTGAATGATTTGGTCTTTATCCTCAAGGAACGTCACGCTTTTGTTAAGACGTTCCTTGATGTCTTCGGCGCGCGCATCGCGCTCCTGCATCGCCTGATAGAGGGCCTTGGCCTCCTCCTGAGCGATGCCGGGCAGTTCCGCGGCCCAGCGGCCCTGCAAAGCAGCCGCTACGGCCTCGCTCTCGGCCAGCTTGCGCTCCGCCTGGGTGAGCCCGGCACGGCCGGCCTCTTGCGCAGCTGCCGCTTCCATGCGGCGCTGCTGCGCGCCCACAGCCGCCTGCTGCAACGCGGCGGCTTCGGCCTGGAGCGGCGCTGCTGCGGCAGCCAGCGCCTGCGCGGCTTCGCGCAGCGCAGCGGCACGCGATGCCCAGCCTGCCGGGGGGCGCCCGTGTTCGGGTGCCCCGGCGGGCTCGGGCTCCGCTGCCGCAGGCGCGGCCTCGGCTGCGGCAGGAGCTTCGCCGGCCGCAGCGCCAAGCTGCGTCAGCAGGCTGCGACGTTCGTGCAGCTGCTGGCGCAGCCCAAAGCGCAGCTCCTGCAGCTCCGCGTGCAGGCTGCGCAGCAGTTCCAGGTCCGCATCGCCTGCGTGCGGACCTTCTCCCGGCGGCGCAGCCGGGAGCGGGTGATGCGGCGAGCCGCACACCGGGCATGGCTCGCCGTCGTGCAGCTCGGCGCGCAAAGCGGAGGACAGCCGGTGCAGCTCCTGCTCACGCATCGTGCCACGCAGCTGTTCCTCCGCAAGGGCCAGCAGGCTCTGTTCGCGGCTAATATCCTGCTCACAGGCAAGCAAGGCCTCAAGGCCTGCTGACGCCTGTTCTACCAGATGCTGACGCTGATCACTCAGGCGTTTTTCTTCCTCAGCCGCCGCCTTCAGCTTGTCGGCTCCCTGTTCTGCCGATTGCTTATAGGCTTGCATGTCAGCCTTATTTTGCTGCAACTGCTCCGCGGCAGTATCCACACGATGTTTCAGTTCAAGCGCAGCTTGAAGTTGCCTGCGTTCCTCTGACTTCACTTCATTTGGCTTGAGGCTCTCCTGTAGTTCCTCTCGCCGTTTCCGTCCGCGCTGTTGCAGTTCCTTTTCTTTCTCAAGCTGCTGTCCCAGCGTAGTTTGTTCGCTCTGCCCCTGTTCCAGCAACTGCGCGAGGCGCGAGCAATCGGCTTGAAGTCCGTCCCGTTCACGTTGCAGCTCTTTCGCTTGTTCGAGTTGCTCCAGGCGCAGCAGAAGTTTCGGTTCTTCCTCCGTCATTTGCTTGCGTGCCGTCTCAGCCTTCTCCGCTTCCTGAACAGCCAGACGCTCATGTTCCAGTGCTTGCTGATGAGCTGTCTCGGCAGTATCCTGCCGCTGCTTCTGTGTAGCCATGGCATCTCGAACCGTCTGCAATGCAGGCAGTATTGCATCTGCCGCAACGGATTGTTTCAGCCGTTGTTCGCCTACCTCTATCTGTGGTTCCAGTGCTTTCAGCTTCTGCTGTTCATCCGTCCGGGCCTGCCGTTCGTTACTTAACTCACGAATTTTGCCCAGTTGTTCAGCTTCCTTCACAGCTTCATCCAGCGCTTTGCGGGACAATTCAGACTGCTGAACAGCGTTTTGAAGAAGACGTTTCGTTTCTTCCAGCGTCTCCTTGCTGGCATTCCCAAGTCCCTGTTGCTCCGCAGCAAGAGATTGGTGAACCATATCATTATCCTTAACCCGCCGACTTAATTTGATGGCCAGCTGATCCCCATACTTCTCCAGATGGAACAATCGTTGCAGCATCTGACGACGTTCACTGCCTTTGAGTGACAAAAACTCGGCAAACTTCCCTTGCGGAAGCACCACTGCCCGTGTAAAATCATCCATCTTCAAACCGATCACATCTTCAACACAGCGATTCACATCTGCCAATTTGTCGGCAAGTACCTGTTCTTCGCCATTAACCGTCTCTATGAATTTGCTGATCGTGTTACTCACCGACACTTCATTATTTCGTTTGAAACGTCGCTCTACCCGGAACCTTCGAGTGCCTTCCGCCGACATCAGTTCAAATGTAAAAGCAACCGACAACGAATCCTCTGCATGATTCATAATGCCTTGCGTCCCGTTCACCGCGCGTTCCACTTTTCCGTACATGGCGAGTGTGATGGCATCGAGCAAGGAAGATTTACCACTACCCGTTGGACCAAAAATACCGAATAGTCCCGTCTCTGTCAGCACGGTAAAATCAATCTCCTGCATCTCCCGATAACTTTGCAGTCCGGAAACTTTTAATAAAATCGGCTTCATCTTTCCTCGACCTCCTCACGCACACTCGGCTCATCTTCATCCACAAGTTCCAGGAAAAGCTGTACCAGACTGTCTTCCGGTTGTGCACCACCCGTCTGACGCTGATAGAATTTACGGAACAGTTCATGTACAGGTAGCTCGGATCGTTGCTCCAAAAGTCCTGCTGCAGCCATCTCGGGATACACCGGGCGAATATGAATGATACCTTCATGTGATTTTCGCAGCTGCTGAATCTCCTTCAGGGACATTGCCTCGTCCAGCCACACTTCCATGTCGATAAAAGCCTGCGGATCACGTCCCTCATCCAGCCAGCGATATACTTCTGCCAGACCACCACGCGCCTGCCAACGCACAAGCGGACGCCCGGATGTTAACAAAACTTCCTCTACCTGTGCTGCTCCACCCGGTGCCAGATCAACCATCGTGACAGACTTGCTCTGCCCTGCTTCGGAGAAGCTGTAGGCCAGGGGAGAACCGCTATATCGAATCACACCGTCTCCTTTGACAGCCTGTGCACGATGAAGATGTCCAAGCGCCGTGTATTGCGCACCAATTGATAAAGACGAAGGGTCTACCGTGTAGGCCCCACCGATCTGAATCGGACGTTCCGAATCACTCTCAAGTCCGCCGAGCACATAGATATGACTCATGGCCAAGTTCACGGTATCCGGGCGAAAAGAAGCAGCCAGACGCTGCATTAACATACCCACCCGTTGACTGTATGCCTGACGAAGCACATTTTCGTCCCCATCTGTTGTCAGCAATTCATTCAATCTCGCTTCAGAAGGATAAGGCAATGCAGCAATCTGTGCAGTCTCTCCGGTTCGCTTTGCATGGATGGTTACCGCTTCAGAAGTAGGCATCCCTACGAGTGTAATGCCCTGTCTGTTCACAAGTGGAGTCACAGAAGCTACACGTTCTGGCTGATCATGATTTCCTGCAATCACCACAAGAGGTCTTCCATGCTCCGTCAGACGCGCTGCCGCTTCATAAAAAAGTTGTTCCGCCGCTGCGGGAGGATTCACCGAATCATACACATCTCCGGCCATCAATATGGCATCTGCCTGCTGCTCATCAGCGACCCTGACGAGTTCATCAACAAAATCTTCCTGTTCACGCAGTCGGCTTCGTCCTTCCAGCGTTTTTCCCAAATGCCAGTCCCCTGTATGCAAAATACGCATCGTCCGTTCCACCCCTCTCCCATATGAAATCCATGGTTTTTAATTCCGATCCAGTTCTCTTACAATTCCACTGCATGTCCACCATCAAAAAAGTACAGCCATTTCCGGTCAACTTTCCGACCCAATATATCTTCAATGGCCCGTCCATACAGATCCAGCTGGAAGCCATAGTTTTCCGTAAGTTTTTCCAATCCACCGCGATGGTCCAACACCCGATCTGTCTTGTAATCGAGCAACACAAGCTCACCGTCCACCTCATACAGACAGTCAATAATTCCCCGAACCAAAACCGTTTCATTTTCAATCGTGGCCTGCATTTTATTTTCTTCATCTACAGTCTGGATTTCTGAGTTCGTAGACTGCGCATGTAGCCATTCCACAGGGGACTGATGTGCCGGAAGTCCGTACACAAACGGAATCTCCCGTTTTACCCACGCTGCACGCAACAGCTCTTTCCCTGGTTCTGTATCGAAAAATTCGACCAGTTCTTCGAGTTCGATAGCCTCCACGTGGTGGGGCAGCAAAATCTGAAGCTCTACCAATCGCTGAGTGGTCTGCTCAATAAGCTGTGAATCAATGGCCGATCCATCTACAGGAAGATGTTGCATCAACGTATGATACACGGTCCCCCGCTCTGTCCCTGTCAATTGCTTCTCTCCCATAAATTTGGGACGACGCAGGTGCAGTTTGAAAGACGTACCCGCAGATCCCGCATCCCAAACGTTCACCGGACGGTTTGAATCTGACCCTAACCCAGCCTCATGCTTGATAGATTCACTGGATGCACCACGATGAGCATGACTTGTTTCATCCTTGATGTTATTGATTCCTGAGGTGTTATGATCCAATAATCTCTCGGACTTCTCCCCCAGTTCCTCCATCACCTCTACGGACTGGATGTCCTGCATCGCAAGTAACGTTTTCAACTCCGTAACAGATGTACTGGCTGCTACTTGAGTTGCTGCTTCATAGGGATACGTCCATGAAAGGCGTTGATCAACCTCGTTGATCAGCCGTGTCTCCTCTTGTTGAAGAGCTACTGTAGCTGCACCTTCATCTCCAATGTTTGGGTTAGCCGTGACTTGTGCACTCTTCGTCAGCTCTTCTACTGTTGAGGATGGAACCAACTTCACAGGCTGAACGGCTTTTAGTGCAGCAATTCGTTCTTTCCGTACCTCAGTCATCACGTCTTCTTCTCCGAGTGTCTGATCCACTACATGATCACGGGATACCTGTTCGGCGGAAATAATAGAAATCGCCCAGCGTGATTGATCATCTGCAAGACAGGCTGAGAACGAACCATTGCTTCCAGCAAGTTCACGCAGCACAGCCGCATCTGGATGTCTCATCAGGGATGGTCCAATCCAGTCCAGGTAACTCCGTCCAGCAGCCAGCAAATAGTCTGGCAATGCCAATTCAGGGCTATCTTTGACCTGAGACCACGCCAGCGCTTTTTTCGCGGCATCTTTTACAGTACCTAGCAAAACCATTTTCTCTTTGGGACGGGTCAACGCAACATACAGCACACGCATCTCTTCAGCAAGCAGTTCAAATTGCGCACGACGACGAATCGCCAGATTGGCTAATGTAGGATAGGCAACCCGGTTCTCACGATCCACAAACCTCGGGCCAAATCCCAGTTCCTTATGCATTAGAAACGGTGCGTTCAAGTCCTGTTGATTAAACATCTTGGATATGCCACCGACAAAAACAATTGGAAACTCCAAACCTTTACTCCTGTGAATCGTCATGATACGTACGGCGTTGTCCTGCTCGCCAGAACTACTTGCTACAGTCCCGAGGTCTCCCCCGTTTTCCCGCAGTCTGGAAACATAGGTCAGGAAACGGAACAAGCCGCGATTCGCAGTTGTTTCCTCATATTGTCGTGCGCGATCGTACAGTGCCTTAAGATTACTTTGACGTTGCAGTCCTCCTGGAAGACCACCAACCCAGTCCAAATAACCGGTTTCCCGATACATACGCCAGATCAGTTCACTTAGACTGCCTTGCCTTGCCTCAAGTCTCCACTGCTCCAATTGACGCATAAAACGAATTAACTTTTGCTGTAATTCCGAGCCTGAGATCTCTGTTATGCCCAAATCCTCACTTGCATGTCCCGCAACACCAGCATCTTGCATTCCATCTGTATGCACTTTATGCACATCGGATTCATAGACATCATCCAGGATCTCTGCCTCGACTGAAGCTGCTGTCTCCCGCTCCCTCTGTTCCATCTCTGCCCAGGCTTCCGGCCACTGCAACTGGACCATATTGGAATCAGGATGATTATCCTGCCTGGATTGTTGTACATCGCTCCAATCTCCCGCAGCCGATATAACCGCATCATAGAATGACTGTCTTTTGTCACCAAGCCGAATCTGTGCCAGTTCCTCTTCATCCAGTCCAACAATCGGGGAACGAAGCACGGAAGCGAGCGGAATATCCTGTCTTGGATTATCAACAAGCTGAAGCAGAGACATCATGATTTCCACTTCTGTAGCCTGAAAATAGCCCTTGCTCTGTTCTCCTCCAGCAGGAATTCCCTGCTGTCTGAATTCCTCAATCATGAGCGGGGCCCACATCAAGGTTGAACGCAGCAAGATGACCATGTCACCGTAACGTGCCGGGCGCATCGTTTGCAGGGCTTTGTCATATACATGGAGGGCAGGTTTGTCCGTATCCCCAACCATCTCACGAATGCGCCTTGCGATCGCCCTCGCTTCCAACTGGGCTGTTTCAAGTTCGGCACTCTCCAGTTCTGCGGAGACCGATGCATCCCCATTCTCATCCGTACTCTCTGTCAGATCAGGCCCACCACCCTGACGATCAATCAACATGAGTTCAGGTATATACGCCTGATCTCCAAGCGTCTCTGACGGGAACGTAGCTCCATATGCCAGCTGAGCTCGTTCATCGTAAGCAATCTCTGCTACACCTTCGTTCATGAGTTGCCGGAATATCATATTGACCGAATGCACGACTTCCGCACGACTGCGGAAATTCCGCGCAAGATCAATACGTTGACCTGTACGACTCAGATGATTTCCCACCATTCCGTCCTCACGTGTGCTCGCTCCATATTGGCGATACTTGTTCATAAATAGACCCGGCTCGGCCAACCGGAAACGATAGATACTCTGTTTTACATCACCGACCATGAATCGGTTACCCGGGTTTTCTCTGGAGATCAGTTTCACGATATCTTCTTGAACCGTATTGGTGTCCTGATATTCATCAAGCAACACTTCATCGAATCGCGAACGGTACTCCATAGCCGCATCGGAAGGCATCGACAATTCAGGCGTTGAATCCTCATGTCGTAAAATGTGAAGACAGTAATGCTCCAGATCACTGAAGTCAACTTGCCCACGTTCCTGTTTGGCCTGTCGATAACGTTCTCCAAATGTACTAACCAACTTCGACAACTCCTGCATGAGTGGTGCCGCTTGCTCCAACTCCTGCCAGAACGCAAACGCACTTCTTCCGAACAATGAACCTTTCAGGTCGGTAACTGCCTTTTTCGCGGCCTCACGGAGTTCCTTCACCTGATCCTGTAAAGCCGGGTCCGTCTGATCTTTTTTGCAGGGTTTCAGTTTGCCAAATACAGCGGGTTGAAACACTTCAGGCAACCTCTCCCATGGCATAATCTCAACCGCAGACAACAGTTCTTCTACCATCACCAGGTCTTCTTTTAACGTATCTGCATAAGGTGCCGGACCTTCAGGCTGCATGGAAATATGGATGCCTTGACGAAGCAGTCCTGCTGCACCACTTAAAGCAAGAGCCGCATCACGCAAAATACTCTGAACCCATGCTGAATGTCCAAGCGCCTCTACACTTTCCACCTGAAAAGCGGATGCCATCTCGGAGAGCCAATGATCCGGCCAGGAATGACTGCGGGAGAAATCATATAATCGTTGCACCAGTCGATGCATGGCATCATCATTTCGTTCTCCACTGAACCAGTCCACCAATTCGCGGAATGTACTCCCTTCATCTTCTTCGCCATACTTTTCCTCAAATAGTTCTTCAAGCAGTTCCTGGCGCATGATTTCCGCTTCATTTTCATTCAGGATACGGAAAGCCGGGTTCAACGGAATTTGCTGATAGTAACGGCGAATGACTTCCATACAGAATGAATGCAGCGTTGTAATAGATGCACGTCCAAGCAGCGAGAGCTGCTTACGCAGATGCTCTTCTCCAGGCTGTTCTTCAAGCGCACGTTCCAGCGCTTCCCGAATCCGTTGTTTCATCTCGGCGGCGGCGGCTTTGGTAAATGTAGCTACAAGCAAACGATCCACACTGTATCCTTGGGAGGGATCTGCGATCTTGCGAATAATTCGTTCAACCAGTACGGCTGTCTTGCCTGATCCCGCCGCTGCGGCAACAAGGATGTCTTCTCCGCTTTCCGAGATGGCACTCCACTGGTCATCACTCCAGAAGCTACCCTCCGGTTTTGGCATATTCGTCATGATGTTTCCCCTCCCTTGGTGTGAGATAACATATCCCAGATTTGCTGTTTGCCCGGTTTGGACAACAGGTTATATTCATTTCCTTCTATATTCTCATCAAACTGACAAACAGGCTTATACGGACAGAACGTGCACGCCACTTCCTGCTGAATACGATAAGGCTCAATGGCCACATCTCCATCCGTAATCCGGGTACCAATCTCACGGATATTACTGCGAACCGAAGCAAGCAGCGTATCCCATTGCTCTGGTGTGGCTACAGCGGCACTGCTATAAAAGCTTCCGTCCGCCTTAAGGGCAACTGGAATAATAGCTGAATACCCCTTGTCCAGGGTGTTGTCCATTTGAGCGATTGCGTCCCGATCCGCCAGCAGCAAACCTTTCATTTTGAACCGTTTCAGCAGTTCTTGTCCTGCCTGCTCTGATGTCATGCCGTTTGCAGATTGCAACAGCGGGTTATGCACATGGAAATACAACGTTCCTCCCGGCATCGCCGTTTCTCCAAGCCATTCCTCGGCAGCACTAAGCAGCACCTCCAAATAGGTGAGCATCTGTAATGACAAACCATAGTAAACTTCATGTAACTTGAGGTCCGTCTGGCTTGATTTATAGTCAATGACACGTAAGAGCAGACCATTCTCTCCTTCTGCCACATCCACACGGTCAATCCGACCCACGATCTCCATCACACAGCCGTTTTCCAGTTCAAAACGTAATGGCGGCAGTGTTTTATCCGGTCCAAAATCAAGCTCCAGCCCAATCGGTTCAAAACTTCCACGTCTGGACTGTTCACCAAGAATAACGGATGCCCGGCTAACAATGTCCTTCAATTTGCGGAAAATATAACCGTATCGCTTGGTGCTTAGCAAAATCTCCCCTTGCAGTTGTGGTGCAATCTGCTCCACGGTTTGCTCGGCTTCCTTACGGCATTGGTCTGGAGTCAAGCTGCCCCAACTACGATTTTCTTCACGCAATCGCATAGCCAGCTGGCTTAGTGCAGCATGAAACAGCTGTCCGATATCAGGAGCCTGAAGGCGGTACAATTGCCGTTCTTTGAGACGCAACCCGTGCGAAGCAAAATGGGAGAACGGACAAGCAACGAACCGCTCCATTCGCGAGACACTCGTCCTCACCTCTGTACCATACAGTCTGCGACTGGTAGCTGTACGTAGTGGTAATGCTCTATTACGATAAAAGATCGATCCCATCAACCGCTCCAGCTGAGGTCTGCTTGTCTCCCGAGATACATGCCAATTGTAGACCGCCCACCACATTTCAGGGATGTCTTCTCCACGGCGCCATTTGCGCAATTGTCCAATGAGCGTAGACAGACTCTGACCTGGATGGGTGACATAGGACCAATGCGTTTCTTCAGAGTTCGCAACCGGTGGTTGAGCGAGCAATGGCTGTTCTTGTAGTCCAAACATTTTCCGTACATGGCGGACAATCTCGGAAGGAAGCAGTGTTTTCCCCTCATCATCAGCAACCGGGTAACTCAGCCACAACTGGCTGCTTGCCGCTGTAAGTGCCGTATAGATCAGAAAACGTTCATCCAGCATCTGCCTTGTTGCACCTGGTCCAAGTGCCACGCCTCTTTCCGTCAGTAACGATCTCTCCAGTTCCGTTAATACGCCATCATCCTGAGGTACGGCGGGTAATTCACCATCAACGGCGCCAAGGATAAATACGTATTTGATGTCCTGAAGGCGTGTACGGTCCATAGAACCCATCAAAACCTGATCAAGTGCTGGTGGTACCAGACCCAGCTTCAGTTCCGTCAATCCGGTCTCAATCATCCCGGCAAACAGCGTGATATCCAGCCGTTCATTCCCCATCATATCGACCATCTGATCCAATAAATCCAGCACAGCTCCCCACATCTGCCGATGTTCTCTCGAACGTTCGGGGTCACCCTGAGCTTTAGCTTCAGCAGACATATGTTCCAACTTCCATGGGATCTCAGCATCTTCCAGTAGTCTGTATAGTGCCTCGCATTGGGCTTTGGCTGTCTTTGCCTTTTTCATTCGTTTCTCAAAAACACCCAAAGAATCTGTAA
This Paenibacillus xylanexedens DNA region includes the following protein-coding sequences:
- the addA gene encoding helicase-exonuclease AddAB subunit AddA, which gives rise to MTNMPKPEGSFWSDDQWSAISESGEDILVAAAAGSGKTAVLVERIIRKIADPSQGYSVDRLLVATFTKAAAAEMKQRIREALERALEEQPGEEHLRKQLSLLGRASITTLHSFCMEVIRRYYQQIPLNPAFRILNENEAEIMRQELLEELFEEKYGEEDEGSTFRELVDWFSGERNDDAMHRLVQRLYDFSRSHSWPDHWLSEMASAFQVESVEALGHSAWVQSILRDAALALSGAAGLLRQGIHISMQPEGPAPYADTLKEDLVMVEELLSAVEIMPWERLPEVFQPAVFGKLKPCKKDQTDPALQDQVKELREAAKKAVTDLKGSLFGRSAFAFWQELEQAAPLMQELSKLVSTFGERYRQAKQERGQVDFSDLEHYCLHILRHEDSTPELSMPSDAAMEYRSRFDEVLLDEYQDTNTVQEDIVKLISRENPGNRFMVGDVKQSIYRFRLAEPGLFMNKYRQYGASTREDGMVGNHLSRTGQRIDLARNFRSRAEVVHSVNMIFRQLMNEGVAEIAYDERAQLAYGATFPSETLGDQAYIPELMLIDRQGGGPDLTESTDENGDASVSAELESAELETAQLEARAIARRIREMVGDTDKPALHVYDKALQTMRPARYGDMVILLRSTLMWAPLMIEEFRQQGIPAGGEQSKGYFQATEVEIMMSLLQLVDNPRQDIPLASVLRSPIVGLDEEELAQIRLGDKRQSFYDAVISAAGDWSDVQQSRQDNHPDSNMVQLQWPEAWAEMEQRERETAASVEAEILDDVYESDVHKVHTDGMQDAGVAGHASEDLGITEISGSELQQKLIRFMRQLEQWRLEARQGSLSELIWRMYRETGYLDWVGGLPGGLQRQSNLKALYDRARQYEETTANRGLFRFLTYVSRLRENGGDLGTVASSSGEQDNAVRIMTIHRSKGLEFPIVFVGGISKMFNQQDLNAPFLMHKELGFGPRFVDRENRVAYPTLANLAIRRRAQFELLAEEMRVLYVALTRPKEKMVLLGTVKDAAKKALAWSQVKDSPELALPDYLLAAGRSYLDWIGPSLMRHPDAAVLRELAGSNGSFSACLADDQSRWAISIISAEQVSRDHVVDQTLGEEDVMTEVRKERIAALKAVQPVKLVPSSTVEELTKSAQVTANPNIGDEGAATVALQQEETRLINEVDQRLSWTYPYEAATQVAASTSVTELKTLLAMQDIQSVEVMEELGEKSERLLDHNTSGINNIKDETSHAHRGASSESIKHEAGLGSDSNRPVNVWDAGSAGTSFKLHLRRPKFMGEKQLTGTERGTVYHTLMQHLPVDGSAIDSQLIEQTTQRLVELQILLPHHVEAIELEELVEFFDTEPGKELLRAAWVKREIPFVYGLPAHQSPVEWLHAQSTNSEIQTVDEENKMQATIENETVLVRGIIDCLYEVDGELVLLDYKTDRVLDHRGGLEKLTENYGFQLDLYGRAIEDILGRKVDRKWLYFFDGGHAVEL
- a CDS encoding exonuclease SbcCD subunit D; translation: MRILHTGDWHLGKTLEGRSRLREQEDFVDELVRVADEQQADAILMAGDVYDSVNPPAAAEQLFYEAAARLTEHGRPLVVIAGNHDQPERVASVTPLVNRQGITLVGMPTSEAVTIHAKRTGETAQIAALPYPSEARLNELLTTDGDENVLRQAYSQRVGMLMQRLAASFRPDTVNLAMSHIYVLGGLESDSERPIQIGGAYTVDPSSLSIGAQYTALGHLHRAQAVKGDGVIRYSGSPLAYSFSEAGQSKSVTMVDLAPGGAAQVEEVLLTSGRPLVRWQARGGLAEVYRWLDEGRDPQAFIDMEVWLDEAMSLKEIQQLRKSHEGIIHIRPVYPEMAAAGLLEQRSELPVHELFRKFYQRQTGGAQPEDSLVQLFLELVDEDEPSVREEVEER
- a CDS encoding AAA family ATPase; the protein is MKPILLKVSGLQSYREMQEIDFTVLTETGLFGIFGPTGSGKSSLLDAITLAMYGKVERAVNGTQGIMNHAEDSLSVAFTFELMSAEGTRRFRVERRFKRNNEVSVSNTISKFIETVNGEEQVLADKLADVNRCVEDVIGLKMDDFTRAVVLPQGKFAEFLSLKGSERRQMLQRLFHLEKYGDQLAIKLSRRVKDNDMVHQSLAAEQQGLGNASKETLEETKRLLQNAVQQSELSRKALDEAVKEAEQLGKIRELSNERQARTDEQQKLKALEPQIEVGEQRLKQSVAADAILPALQTVRDAMATQKQRQDTAETAHQQALEHERLAVQEAEKAETARKQMTEEEPKLLLRLEQLEQAKELQRERDGLQADCSRLAQLLEQGQSEQTTLGQQLEKEKELQQRGRKRREELQESLKPNEVKSEERRQLQAALELKHRVDTAAEQLQQNKADMQAYKQSAEQGADKLKAAAEEEKRLSDQRQHLVEQASAGLEALLACEQDISREQSLLALAEEQLRGTMREQELHRLSSALRAELHDGEPCPVCGSPHHPLPAAPPGEGPHAGDADLELLRSLHAELQELRFGLRQQLHERRSLLTQLGAAAGEAPAAAEAAPAAAEPEPAGAPEHGRPPAGWASRAAALREAAQALAAAAAPLQAEAAALQQAAVGAQQRRMEAAAAQEAGRAGLTQAERKLAESEAVAAALQGRWAAELPGIAQEEAKALYQAMQERDARAEDIKERLNKSVTFLEDKDQIIQSLQQKLVELDKQLIQWQTEWQGNSKQLAEKEERLRQWVGEQRVEDLITAAQARLDGLRKTASDSAQRFKEADTLKQESAKKDVMAQQAAASATEHLQQAQERWKQLLEQSPFDSDDAVVSAAIPSQEAERLAGEIQQHRERERELASQLRELEQKLGGAVVSEEQWLACTERLQQVRIEDEAALRAKARAERDLEDVEQRHVRWTELENKRVEVSRQGELLSKLQTAFRGNAFVEYIAEEQLMQVSHAASQRLRFLTKQRYSLEVDSGGGFVICDDANGGVKRPVSTLSGGETFLTSLSLALALSAQIQLRGQYPLQFFFLDEGFGTLDPELLDTVITSLEKLHDDRLAVGVISHVPELRARLPRKLVVIPAGEAGNGSRVVLETL